One stretch of Chryseobacterium fluminis DNA includes these proteins:
- a CDS encoding CPBP family intramembrane glutamic endopeptidase — MENSKYPKFTFTWIGGVVLLGGLFIGTMFVSFFSTFWKVVFGENLSLKEWYLAAANAAGFLTAIAFFDFFIVRPTTKKKLNFNFSPTNFYTYLLIFPMMTGMMFIAEFITSQIPTTGPFFGEYYEFFNRLMEQLTEDPLVMIITAVIMAPVFEEIIFRGIIQKGLINKGVKPWKAILFSSLIFGLVHGNPWQLVGAVLLGCVLGLVYYKTKSLLLPMLLHAFNNLCSSLLITYTKNESFADAFKISEWMILTIGIMLFSLFCYLFIKKYKVHYSEI, encoded by the coding sequence ATGGAAAACAGTAAATATCCTAAATTTACATTCACATGGATCGGCGGAGTTGTTCTGTTAGGAGGATTATTCATAGGAACGATGTTTGTTTCTTTTTTCAGTACTTTTTGGAAAGTTGTTTTCGGTGAAAACCTGTCTCTTAAAGAATGGTACCTTGCTGCTGCCAATGCCGCCGGATTTTTAACAGCCATTGCATTTTTTGATTTTTTCATTGTAAGGCCTACCACCAAGAAGAAACTGAATTTCAATTTTTCACCTACCAATTTTTATACCTATCTCCTTATTTTTCCAATGATGACGGGGATGATGTTTATTGCAGAATTTATTACTTCCCAAATCCCGACCACAGGACCTTTTTTTGGAGAATATTATGAGTTTTTTAACCGGTTAATGGAGCAGCTGACCGAAGATCCTCTCGTGATGATCATAACTGCCGTAATCATGGCCCCTGTTTTTGAAGAGATTATTTTTAGAGGAATTATTCAGAAAGGCCTCATCAATAAAGGAGTGAAACCCTGGAAAGCCATTCTTTTTTCATCGCTGATCTTTGGATTGGTGCACGGAAATCCATGGCAGCTGGTAGGAGCTGTTCTGCTGGGCTGTGTTCTGGGCCTGGTGTATTATAAAACAAAATCTCTGCTGTTACCGATGCTGCTGCATGCCTTCAATAACCTATGCTCATCGTTATTGATCACATATACTAAAAATGAAAGTTTTGCAGATGCATTTAAAATATCTGAATGGATGATATTAACTATCGGAATTATGCTTTTTTCTCTGTTCTGTTATCTGTTTATAAAGAAATACAAAGTACATTATTCTGAAATTTAA
- the rdgB gene encoding RdgB/HAM1 family non-canonical purine NTP pyrophosphatase produces the protein MKLDMELLVATHNEHKKEEIQQILGNGFTVKSLTDYNIHEEIVEDGDSFHANALIKAKYCFEKTGIPSLGDDSGLVVESLDGRPGIFSARYAGDHDFAKNISKVLSEMEGVENRTAYFITVLCYYDESGPRYFEGRVYGNLLTENKGFKGFGYDPIFVPDGYGMTFAEMNPEDKNKISHRKKALDLFLDFLKDTE, from the coding sequence ATGAAATTGGATATGGAATTACTGGTGGCTACTCACAACGAGCACAAAAAAGAAGAAATACAACAGATTTTAGGAAACGGATTTACGGTAAAAAGTCTTACAGATTATAATATTCACGAAGAAATTGTGGAAGATGGCGATTCGTTTCATGCCAATGCTTTAATTAAAGCGAAATACTGTTTCGAAAAAACAGGAATTCCAAGTCTAGGAGATGATAGCGGCCTTGTTGTAGAATCTTTAGACGGAAGACCCGGAATTTTTTCAGCGCGTTATGCCGGAGATCACGATTTTGCAAAAAACATCTCAAAAGTTCTGAGTGAAATGGAAGGTGTTGAAAACAGGACGGCCTATTTTATAACGGTACTTTGTTATTATGACGAAAGCGGACCCCGGTATTTTGAGGGAAGAGTGTACGGAAATCTATTAACTGAAAATAAAGGATTCAAAGGCTTCGGCTATGATCCCATTTTTGTCCCGGATGGTTATGGAATGACATTTGCAGAAATGAATCCTGAGGATAAAAACAAAATAAGCCACAGAAAAAAAGCTCTGGATTTATTTCTGGATTTTCTGAAAGATACGGAATAA
- a CDS encoding ribonuclease Z, translating to MSTYLTILGFNSAIPTVNSSPTSQLLEMEERHFLIDCGEGTQVQLRKAKAKFSRINHIFISHLHGDHCFGLPGLIASFRLLGRDTPLHVYGPKGIKNMLETIFTITETHRGFEVVYHELDKDYSEKIYEDNRVEVYTIPLDHRIYCNGYLFREKPKDRHLNMKEISKYDEIETCDYHHIKAGKDFVLSDGYVLKNEKLTTSPDPSVSYAFCSDTRYLESIIPIIKNVTVLYHESTFLHDLKEMADYTGHTTALEAARIARKAEVGKLILGHFSNRYGDLTVFTDEARTVFPNTFLPKALEPVKI from the coding sequence TTGAGTACTTATTTAACGATATTAGGATTTAATTCAGCGATTCCGACAGTTAATTCTTCACCGACTTCACAGCTGCTGGAGATGGAAGAAAGACATTTCCTTATTGATTGCGGTGAGGGAACCCAGGTGCAGCTGAGAAAAGCCAAAGCCAAATTTTCAAGAATTAATCATATTTTTATCTCACATCTTCATGGAGATCACTGTTTCGGTCTGCCGGGACTCATTGCATCTTTCAGATTGTTGGGAAGGGATACTCCGCTGCATGTGTACGGTCCGAAAGGAATTAAAAATATGCTGGAAACCATCTTTACGATCACGGAAACGCACCGTGGATTTGAAGTGGTGTATCATGAGCTGGATAAAGATTATTCCGAGAAAATTTATGAAGACAACAGGGTAGAAGTATATACCATTCCTCTGGATCACAGAATCTACTGTAACGGTTATCTCTTCAGAGAAAAACCGAAAGACAGGCATCTGAATATGAAAGAAATTTCTAAATATGATGAGATTGAAACCTGTGATTATCATCACATCAAGGCCGGAAAAGATTTTGTTTTAAGTGACGGATATGTTCTGAAAAATGAGAAGCTGACCACCAGTCCGGATCCTTCTGTATCTTACGCCTTTTGCAGTGATACCAGGTATCTGGAAAGTATTATTCCGATTATTAAAAATGTGACGGTTCTTTATCATGAATCCACATTCTTGCACGATTTAAAAGAAATGGCAGATTATACCGGTCATACCACGGCTTTAGAGGCCGCAAGAATTGCCCGGAAAGCTGAAGTGGGCAAATTAATTCTGGGACACTTTTCAAACCGGTACGGTGATTTGACCGTTTTTACAGATGAAGCCAGAACGGTCTTTCCGAATACATTTTTACCGAAGGCCCTGGAGCCCGTGAAAATTTAA
- a CDS encoding TIGR02757 family protein: MLKFEELKSFLDEKADQYNSPDFIENDPIQIPHRFSLKQDIEIAGFLAATISWGNRKSIINSAEKMLAVMGDSPYDFVLNYSENDLRSIQDKSIHRTFNGEDFAYFIRQFGRIYRENESLESLFTVNDTETNFQHAIERFRIGFLETEKHRSHKHVSSPYKNSSAKRIMMFLRWMVRKDKRGVDFGIWENIDQKHLSIPLDVHTGNISRKLGLVSRTQNDWKTVEALDLAIRKLDDKDPAKYDFALFGIGVTKELL, from the coding sequence ATGTTAAAATTTGAAGAGCTGAAAAGCTTCCTGGACGAAAAGGCAGATCAGTACAACAGTCCGGATTTCATTGAAAATGATCCTATCCAGATTCCGCACCGTTTTTCGCTGAAGCAGGATATTGAGATTGCAGGTTTTCTTGCGGCAACCATTTCCTGGGGAAACCGTAAGTCTATTATTAATTCAGCTGAAAAAATGCTGGCGGTTATGGGAGATTCTCCTTATGATTTTGTACTGAATTATTCTGAAAATGATCTCAGAAGCATTCAGGATAAAAGCATACACCGGACATTTAACGGGGAGGATTTTGCTTATTTTATCAGGCAGTTCGGCAGAATTTACAGAGAAAATGAAAGTCTTGAAAGCCTGTTCACCGTTAATGATACAGAAACGAACTTTCAACATGCCATTGAGAGATTCCGAATCGGTTTTCTGGAAACTGAAAAGCACAGAAGCCACAAACACGTTAGTTCGCCTTATAAAAACTCTTCGGCAAAAAGAATTATGATGTTTCTTCGATGGATGGTCCGGAAGGATAAGCGCGGCGTGGATTTTGGAATCTGGGAAAATATTGATCAGAAGCACTTATCTATTCCGTTGGATGTGCATACAGGAAATATTTCCAGAAAATTAGGCCTGGTTTCCAGAACCCAGAACGACTGGAAAACGGTAGAAGCACTGGATCTTGCTATCAGAAAGCTTGATGACAAAGATCCTGCGAAATATGATTTTGCATTATTCGGAATTGGAGTGACAAAAGAATTATTATAA
- a CDS encoding DUF1003 domain-containing protein translates to MKKQEEKIEVLEKIANGITWWIGSIPSLIAHTIFFIVCFVLPLLKIVEFDKMLLILTTVVSLEAIYLAIFIQMSVNKSHEKIEDIQEDIEEISEDIEDIQEDIEEISEDIEEINEDIEDIQEDIEEINEEEEDEDHVERAKNVMLKSNINSNKNEIKALKDKILELQNKIEELNKD, encoded by the coding sequence ATGAAAAAGCAGGAAGAAAAAATAGAGGTCTTAGAAAAAATTGCCAACGGTATTACCTGGTGGATTGGTTCCATTCCTTCCCTTATCGCGCATACGATATTTTTTATAGTTTGCTTTGTGCTTCCCCTGTTAAAAATTGTGGAATTTGACAAGATGCTTCTTATTCTGACCACCGTTGTTTCTCTTGAAGCGATTTATCTTGCCATCTTCATTCAGATGTCAGTGAATAAAAGCCACGAAAAAATTGAAGATATCCAGGAAGATATTGAGGAGATCAGCGAAGATATTGAAGACATTCAGGAGGACATCGAAGAAATCAGTGAGGATATCGAAGAAATTAATGAAGATATTGAAGACATTCAGGAGGATATTGAGGAAATCAATGAAGAAGAAGAGGATGAAGATCACGTAGAAAGAGCAAAAAATGTGATGCTCAAGAGCAATATCAATTCGAATAAAAACGAAATAAAAGCATTAAAAGATAAGATACTGGAACTTCAGAATAAAATTGAAGAATTGAATAAAGATTAA